One Saimiri boliviensis isolate mSaiBol1 chromosome 17, mSaiBol1.pri, whole genome shotgun sequence genomic window carries:
- the COIL gene encoding coilin isoform X1 produces MAASETVRLRLQFDYPPPATPHCTAFWLLVDLNRCRVVTDLISLIRQRFGFSSGALLGLYLDGGLLPPAESARLVRDNDCLRVKLEERGVAENSVVISNGDSTNLSLRKAKKRAFKLEEDEETEPDYKYSKKRWKRQENSNNEKVLDLEPKAVTDKTVSQKKGRKNKATSGTAGDDNEETKRKPPKKKEKREYKKKAKNPKSPKVQAVKDWASQRCSSPKGSAGNSLAKAKRKGGVNVCSKESPFSSESGSCRESISDGPSKVTLEARNSSEKLPTELSKEGPSTRNTTADKLATKPGFSLTPSKGKTSGTSSSSSDSSSESDDQGSLSTPECAAGFLKTVGLFAERGCLGPGLSLQTAGAAGWKRSGSDGGGQAPGPSPSMSFPTSLGRGWGRGENLFSWKGARGRGMRGRGRGRGHPVSCVMNRSTDNQRQQQLNEVVTNSSTIIQNPVDTHKDYSLLPLLAAAPRVGEKIAFKLLELTSSYSPDVSDYKEGKILSHNPETQQVDIEILSSLPALREPGKFDLVYHNENGTEVVEYAVTQESKITVFWRELIDPRLIIESPSNTSNTEPV; encoded by the exons ATGGCAGCCTCCGAGACGGTTAGGCTACGGCTTCAATTTGATTACCCGCCGCCAGCTACCCCGCACTGTACAGCCTTCTGGCTTCTGGTCGACTTGAACAGATGCCGAGTCGTCACAGATCTCATTAGTCTCATCCGCCAGCGCTTCGGCTTCAGTTCTGGTGCCCTCCTAGGCCTCTACCTGGACGGGGGGCTCCTGCCCCCTGCGGAGAGCGCGCGCCTAGTGAGAGACAACGACTGCCTCAG AGTTAAATTAGAAGAGAGAGGAGTTGCTGAGAATTCCGTAGTCATCAGTAATGGTGACAGTACTAATTTATCACTTAGAAAAGCAAAGAAGCGGGCATTTAAGTTAGAGgaggatgaagaaactgaaccaGATTACAAATACTCAAAGAAGCGTTGGAAGAGGCAAGAGAACAGTAACAATGAGAAGGTCTTGGATCTGGAACCAAAAGCTGTCACAGATAAGACTGTCAGccaaaaaaaagggagaaaaaataaagcaaccaGTGGCACAGCGGGTGATGATAACGAAGAGACCAAAAGAAAACCaccaaagaaaaaggagaaacgTGAATATAAAAAAAAGGCTAAGAATCCCAAGTCTCCTAAAGTACAGGCAGTAAAAGACTGGGCCAGTCAGAGATGTAGTTCTCCAAAAGGTTCTGCTGGAAACAGCCTTGCTAAAGCCAAAAGGAAAGGTGGCGTAAACGTTTGCTCAAAAGAGAGTCCTTTCTCCTCAGAGTCTGGGTCTTGTCGTGAATCAATTAGTGATGGTCCCAGCAAAGTCACTTTGGAGGCCAGAAATTCCTCAGAGAAATTACCAACTGAGTTATCAAAGGAAGGAccctctaccagaaatacaactGCAGACAAACTGGCTACAAAACCTGGCTTTAGCCTTACCCCCAGCAAGGGCAAGACCTCTGGAACATCATCATCTAGTTCAGACTCTAGTTCAGAGTCAGATGACCAGGGCTCATTGAGCACCCCGGAGTGCGCTGCAGGTTTCTTGAAGACAGTAGGCCTTTTTGCAGAAAGAGGTTGTCTAGGCCCAGGGCTGTCATTACAGACTGCGGGTGCTGCTGGATGGAAGCGTTCTGGCTCAGATGGTGGCGGACAGGCTCCTGGTCCTTCTCCCAGCATGTCTTTCCCCACTAGTTTAGGAAGAGGATGGGGTAGAGGAGAGAACCTTTTTTCTTGGAAGGGGGCTAGAGGACGGGGCATGCGGGGGAGAGGTCGGGGACGGGGGCATCCTGTGTCCTGTGTTATGAACAGAAGCACTGACAACCAGAGGCAACAGCAGTTAAATGAAGTGGTAACAAATTCATCTACTATTATCCAG AATCCAGTGGACACACACAAGGACTATAGTCTGTTACCACTGTTAGCAGCTGCCCCTCGAGTTGGAGAAAAGATTGCATTTAAG ctTTTGGAACTGACATCCAGTTACTCTCCTGATGTCTCTGACTACAAG gaaggaaaaatattaagCCACAATCCAGAGACCCAGCAAGTAGATATAGAAATTCTTTCATCCTTACCTG CCTTGAGAGAACCTGGGAAATTTGATTTGGTTTATCACAATGAAAATGGAACCGAGGTAGTGGAGTATGCTGTGACGCAGGAGAGCAAG aTCACTGTATTTTGGAGAGAGTTGATTGATCCCAGACTGATTATTGAATCTCCGAGTAACACATCAAATACAGAACCTGTCTGA
- the COIL gene encoding coilin isoform X2, producing MAASETVRLRLQFDYPPPATPHCTAFWLLVDLNRCRVVTDLISLIRQRFGFSSGALLGLYLDGGLLPPAESARLVRDNDCLRVKLEERGVAENSVVISNGDSTNLSLRKAKKRAFKLEEDEETEPDYKYSKKRWKRQENSNNEKVLDLEPKAVTDKTVSQKKGRKNKATSGTAGDDNEETKRKPPKKKEKREYKKKAKNPKSPKVQAVKDWASQRCSSPKGSAGNSLAKAKRKGGVNVCSKESPFSSESGSCRESISDGPSKVTLEARNSSEKLPTELSKEGPSTRNTTADKLATKPGFSLTPSKGKTSGTSSSSSDSSSESDDQGSLSTPECAAGFLKTVGLFAERGCLGPGLSLQTAGAAGWKRSGSDGGGQAPGPSPSMSFPTSLGRGWGRGENLFSWKGARGRGMRGRGRGRGHPVSCVMNRSTDNQRQQQLNEVVTNSSTIIQNPVDTHKDYSLLPLLAAAPRVGEKIAFKLLELTSSYSPDVSDYKP from the exons ATGGCAGCCTCCGAGACGGTTAGGCTACGGCTTCAATTTGATTACCCGCCGCCAGCTACCCCGCACTGTACAGCCTTCTGGCTTCTGGTCGACTTGAACAGATGCCGAGTCGTCACAGATCTCATTAGTCTCATCCGCCAGCGCTTCGGCTTCAGTTCTGGTGCCCTCCTAGGCCTCTACCTGGACGGGGGGCTCCTGCCCCCTGCGGAGAGCGCGCGCCTAGTGAGAGACAACGACTGCCTCAG AGTTAAATTAGAAGAGAGAGGAGTTGCTGAGAATTCCGTAGTCATCAGTAATGGTGACAGTACTAATTTATCACTTAGAAAAGCAAAGAAGCGGGCATTTAAGTTAGAGgaggatgaagaaactgaaccaGATTACAAATACTCAAAGAAGCGTTGGAAGAGGCAAGAGAACAGTAACAATGAGAAGGTCTTGGATCTGGAACCAAAAGCTGTCACAGATAAGACTGTCAGccaaaaaaaagggagaaaaaataaagcaaccaGTGGCACAGCGGGTGATGATAACGAAGAGACCAAAAGAAAACCaccaaagaaaaaggagaaacgTGAATATAAAAAAAAGGCTAAGAATCCCAAGTCTCCTAAAGTACAGGCAGTAAAAGACTGGGCCAGTCAGAGATGTAGTTCTCCAAAAGGTTCTGCTGGAAACAGCCTTGCTAAAGCCAAAAGGAAAGGTGGCGTAAACGTTTGCTCAAAAGAGAGTCCTTTCTCCTCAGAGTCTGGGTCTTGTCGTGAATCAATTAGTGATGGTCCCAGCAAAGTCACTTTGGAGGCCAGAAATTCCTCAGAGAAATTACCAACTGAGTTATCAAAGGAAGGAccctctaccagaaatacaactGCAGACAAACTGGCTACAAAACCTGGCTTTAGCCTTACCCCCAGCAAGGGCAAGACCTCTGGAACATCATCATCTAGTTCAGACTCTAGTTCAGAGTCAGATGACCAGGGCTCATTGAGCACCCCGGAGTGCGCTGCAGGTTTCTTGAAGACAGTAGGCCTTTTTGCAGAAAGAGGTTGTCTAGGCCCAGGGCTGTCATTACAGACTGCGGGTGCTGCTGGATGGAAGCGTTCTGGCTCAGATGGTGGCGGACAGGCTCCTGGTCCTTCTCCCAGCATGTCTTTCCCCACTAGTTTAGGAAGAGGATGGGGTAGAGGAGAGAACCTTTTTTCTTGGAAGGGGGCTAGAGGACGGGGCATGCGGGGGAGAGGTCGGGGACGGGGGCATCCTGTGTCCTGTGTTATGAACAGAAGCACTGACAACCAGAGGCAACAGCAGTTAAATGAAGTGGTAACAAATTCATCTACTATTATCCAG AATCCAGTGGACACACACAAGGACTATAGTCTGTTACCACTGTTAGCAGCTGCCCCTCGAGTTGGAGAAAAGATTGCATTTAAG ctTTTGGAACTGACATCCAGTTACTCTCCTGATGTCTCTGACTACAAG CCTTGA